The Staphylococcus saprophyticus subsp. saprophyticus ATCC 15305 = NCTC 7292 genome contains the following window.
TTATATGGGCCAAAGTGATGCATTATATGAATCACTGACTGCACATGAAAATTTAGTCTTTTTTGGTAATTTAATGGGCTTAAAAGGAGAGAAATTAAAGCAAGCTATAGCGACTAATATGAAACTTGTGAATTTAGAAGGAGAATTAAACAAAATTGTTAATACTTTTTCTGGTGGGATGAAACGTAGATTATCATTAGCTATTACATTACTTGCGAATCCAAACCTTATTATTTTAGATGAACCTACAGTAGGCATAGATCCAAGTCTAAGAAGAGATATATGGAAGCAGTTAAAACATTTAACTAAAAAAGGAAAATCAGTGATTGTGACTACACATGTTATGGGGGAAGCTGAACGCTGTGATTATATAGGTTTAATTGTAGAAGGACGATTATTTATTATGGGTACGCCACAAGAACTAAAAGATAAATTTGGCGTAGATTCTATAGAAGAAGTATTTATTAAAGCTGAAGCGGAGGTGCAATCATGAGATTCAAAGCAGTGTTCATAAGAGTGATTAAAGAATTATTAAGAGACAAAAGAACTTTGGCGCTCATGTTATTTGCACCAATCCTAGTATTAACATTATTATATTTTGTATTCGATACAAATTCAGAAACTGATTTAAAAATAGGCATCGATGACAATGTACCCCAAAAAATTGTGAATGCATTACCTTCAGATAAAGTAGATATAGAAAAAATAAAATCGCCCGATTCTATAAAAGATACGATCGTAAATACTAAATTAGATAGTTACATTACGAAAAATGGTTCTAATTTAGAGGTCACATATGCAAATGAAGATCCTAGTAAAACAGGTTCAACAAAACAATTACTTGGTAGCGCGATACAACAAAATAAGATGCAAGATATGATGAAAATCGTTGAAAAAATACCGAATAATATGAAACAAAAAAATGCACAACAAGATGAAAATGTTAAATTAGATAATCATTATTTATATGGAGATGAAGATAGCACTTATTTTGATAAAATGTTTCCGATATTAATTGGTTTCTTCGTATTTTTATTTGTGTTTTTAATATCAGGCATTGGATTATTACGAGAACGTACAAATGGAACATTAGAGCGCTTATTAGCTACATCCGTTAAACGTAGTGAAATCGTATTTGGTTATTTAGCTGGCTATGGATTGTTTGCAATTCTCCAAACACTATTGATTGTATTTTATGCAATTCTCATATTAAACATTGAAGTGGCAGGTAGTATTTGGTGGGTACTATTAATCAATATTTTAATTGCATTAGCTGCGTTAGCGATGGGAATCTTCGTATCAACATTTGCAAATTCAGAATTCCAAATGATCCAATTTATTCCAATTGTAGCAATACCACAAGTTTTCTTTTCAGGTATTATTCCTCTTGAAAATATTGCTGATTGGGTCAGTGTGATAGGCTATTTGTTTCCATTACGCTATGCTGGGGATGCATTGACCAATATTATGATCAAAAGCCAAGGATTCGAATTTATTTGGTTCGATATTGGTATTCTGTTCGTATTTATTTTCGTATTTACAGTGCTTAATATTGTAGGTCTTAAGCGTTATAGAAAAGTTTAGAACAAACGATAAAAAGGTAAATTTATTAAATTATATTCAATTAAAGCTTCTTTTTAAGTACACACTTTAGGGTGATAACTTAAAAAGAAGCTTTTTCTATAGCAAAAATTTTTGAAAACGGGACAAAATTAAATTTATTGACGGTAAGAAATAAAATTCACAGAAATGATACAGATACAATTAAATTCAGTGAGAAAGCGATTGTGGGTTATTGGTTTTCCATTGATTTTAATAAACTAAAGCATAATATTCTTGTGTAATTATAAAATATTATGGAATTATTTTGTACTATTAGGTAAAATAAGAAATGTATTGTGCTAAAAGGAAATAAAGTACAATAAAAATCAACTAGAAATTTAGGTTAGTAAATTAGGAGGAACATATGAACAAAAACAAGAAAAGACATCGATTTGATTTCTTGCCTAATCGATTAAATAAATATTCTATACGTAAATTTACAAATGGTATCGCTTCAGTATTAATTGGATCAACGATATTGTTAGGTGCAGTAATTGATAAAGAAGCGGATGCAGCGGAACAGCAACCAACATCAGAAGTATATGGACAGACTGATAATAATTACAAAAGCGAATCAAACAAGTCCAATTCAGTACAACATGATGAAGAAAGAACAAACATAATTAATGATAATGACGAGGCTAACTATTCTAATCATAGTGAGATACCAATCCACGATAAATCTAGTGAGTATGACCAAAAGCCTATAAATGAGCAAGATACGTCAAATCATCATGAAACTCATTTGAATCAAAATGCTACTGAAAATCATGTAAAAGAAGAAAGTAAAGAAGTATCAACAGAAGAAGAGTCAATAGAAGACAGAAAAACTGAAGAAAGCACAACCGAAGAAAGTAAAGCTGTAGAAGAAGCAAACAAAGAAAATACAACTGAAAAAAATGATGAAGGCAGCTTAGATTTAGAAAAAGAGAAAGATACATATAAAGATGAAAAAGATAACGGCAAAAAGAAAAATGAATTAGAAAGCCATAATCACCGTATCGAAAATAAAGTAGAAGATAACGTCTATAAAAATAACAAAGAAACAAATTTAGAGTCTAAAAATGAAAATGTTAATAAAGATGATAAAGTTAACACTTCAAGTAGTACCTCTATTGAAAAACCTGAAGATAATGCAACCCGCTCAAATTTAATAAACTCAGTAAATCACTCTTTAAAGCAATTAGATAATGCTAAAAATAACACAGAAAAGCAATCTCTATTAGAAAATTATTACCAAACACATACGAATGCTACAGCTAGTGATGCAAAAAAAGCTATTGAAAAATTAAACATTGATTTTACTAAACAAAATTCAGATCAATTAATCGCATTATTATTAATTGAACTAGCTAATCAAATGGATAAAGATAAAGTACAAGCCAATGTGCCTGCTTCAAAGCGTGCGGAAACAAATAACGAAAGTTTAAGTATTGAAACGAATACTACGAATATTGAAAAAACTTTAGCTAAACCATCTACAAGTAAATTTAGATCTGCAAATACAAGAGCAACGAATGTAGTTAATTATGCAGCTAATCAGAGTGGTAGAAATGTTAACCATTTAGTCTTTGCAAACACTTCATATGAAATACTAGGTGGCGGTAAGAAATACAATCAAGTATTTATGACTATGGATGGTAAGTTGAAAATTAAGATTGACTATACGGTAGATGACTCCGTGGTTGAAGGAGATTATTTTACAGTTGATTTCGGTAAATATATACATCCAGGTACATCAAGAAAACCGTATCGAGTAAATAACATACATGATGCTAATGGGAGAACAATCGCTATTGGATCATATGATAGTGCAACGAATACTGCGAAATATACCTTCACAAATTATGTGGATATTTATAATAATGTGAGAGGATCTTTTAGTTTATTAAGTTGGCCATTTAAAGAATTAGTTACTACTGATAAACAGAGTGTCCCAGTAGGCATTACTGTTGCTGGAGAGGATTATACTCAAAATGTCATATTCAATTATGGTAATAGAACGGTACCAGTTATTTCAGATATAAATTATTTGACGAAGGACTTTGCTGAATTTACAACTTATATAAATCAAAATAGAGCATTTAATACAGGATCAAAAGTTAGGTTAAGTGGCCAAGGATTCAAATTTACATCTCCTGATGAGATTGAGGTTTATAAAGTATTAAATAACTCACAATTCAGAGATAGTTTCTCACCAGATTATGCAAACTTAACGCAAGTTAGAAATCCTAAAATCATTATAAATAGTGATGGATCAGCAACTGTAGACCTGGGGGATATTGGAACACTTGGTTATATAATAAGAAGTAAACCAAACACGCTACCTGATTTTTCGGGGATTGGTGTATTAAAATCAGAATACACATTTACTAATAATAAAAACCAAAGAGACACACGAGCACACGCAAGTAGCATTCAGTTTGTCAGAGCAGAACTTGCTGGATTCGGTGGATTCGGTGGTTATGTATGGTTTGATAAGAATAATGACGGTGTTCAGAATGATTCGAACGCAGCTGCAGCTGGCATTACTGTGAATTTACTTGACCCAACTGGTATACGTTTAGCTACAACGACTACTGATATAACAGGACACTACAATTTTGATAATTTAACAAATGGTAATTATCTTGTGGAATTCGTAATGCCAGAAGGATATATTCCTACACAAGCGAACAGCACTGTAGATGACAAAGATTCAGATGTAGTTTTTGAGAATGGAAGATACATTGCACACGTTACTATTAAAGATGCTGACAATATGACGATAGATGCTGGTTTAGTTTCTGACACAACTTCGGAATCACTAAGCTTATCTGAGTCGCTAAGCACTTCACAATCATTGAGTTTGAGCCATTCACTATCGCTAAGTGAAAGCGAATCAACAAGTCAGTCACTATCCTTAAGCACAAGTGAATCATTAAGCCAATCACTATCATTGAGTGCTAGTGAGTCATTAAGTGAATCCGAATCATTAAGCGAAAGTGAGTCATTAAGCGAATCTGAGTCGTTAAGTGCCAGTGAATCATTAAGCGAAAGTGAGTCATTAAGCGAATCTGAGTCGTTAAGTGCCAGTGAATCGTTGAGTACGAGTGAATCATTGAGTGCCAGTGAGTCATTGAGTGAGAGCGAATCATTAAGCGAGTCCGAATCGTTGAGCGAGAGCGAATCATTAAGTGAGAGCGAATCATTAAGCACGAGTGAATCGTTGAGTGCCAGCGAATCGTTAAGTGAGAGTGAATCATTAAGCGAGAGCGAATCGTTGAGTGCCAGTGAATCACTGAGTGATAGCGAGTCATTAAGTGCCAGTGAGTCATTGAGTGCCAGTGAGTCATTAAGCGCCAGTGAATCATTGAGTGCCAGCGAATCGTTGAGTGCCAGTGAGTCATTAAGCGAGTCCGAATCGTTGAGCGATAGCGAATCACTGAGTGAGAGCGAATCGTTAAGTGAGAGCGAATCATTGAGTACCAGCGAGTCATTAAGCGCGAGTGAGTCAATAAGTGCAAGTGAGTCATTAAGCACAAGCGAATCATTAAGCACGAGTGAGTCGTTAAGTGAAAGCGAATCGTTAAGTGAGAGTGAATCATTAAGCGAATACGAATCGTTAAGTGCCAGTGAGTCATTAAGCGCGAGTGAATCGTTAAGTACGAGTGAATCATTGAGTGAGAGCGCATCGTTAAGTGAGAGCGAATCATTGAGTACCAGCGAGTCATTAAGCGCGAGTGAGTCAATAAGTGCGAGTGAATCGTTAAGTGCCAGTGAGTCATTAAGTGAAAGTGAGTCATTAAGTACGAGTGAATCATTGAGTACGAGCGAATCACTAAGCGAGAGCGAATCGTTGAGTGAAAGTGAATCATTAAGTTCCAGCGAGTCATTGAGCTCCAGTGAGTCATTGAGTGAGAGCGAATCATTAAGTACCAGTGAATCAATAAGTGAGAGTGAATCATTGAGTACCAGCGAATCATTAAGCGCGAGTGAGTCATTAAGCGAATCTGAGTCGTTAAGTGCCAGTGAATCAATAAGTGAAAGCGAATCATTAAGCGCAAGTGAGTCATTGAGCGAATACGAATCGTTAAGTACCAGTGAGTCATTGAGCTCCAGTGAGTCATTGAGTGAGAGCGAATCATTAAGCGCGAGTGAGTCATTAAGCGAATCTGAGTCGTTAAGTGCCAGTGAATCAATAAGTGAGAGCGAATCTTTAAGCGAGTCCGAATCATTGAGCACAAGCGAATCATTGAGTGCCAGTGAGTCATTAAGTGAGAGCGAGTCATTGAGTGAAAGCGAATCATTAAGTGAAAGCGAATCGTTAAGTGAGAGTGAATCGTTAAGTGCCAGTGAGTCATTAAGCGAGAGTGAATCCTTAAGTGAGAGTGAATCATTGAGTGCTAGGGAATCACTAAGCCAGAGTGAGGCCTTGAGTGAGAGTGAATCATTAAGTACGAGTGAGTCATTGAGCGAATCTGAGTCGTTAAGTGCTAGTGAGTCAATAAGTGAGAGCGAATATTTAAGCGAAAGCGAATCATTGAGTGCCAGTGAGTCATTAAGTGAGTCCGAATCAATAAGCGCGAGCGAGTCATTAAGTGAGTCTGAATCATTGAGCGAAAGCGAGTCATTAAGCGAGTCCGAATCATTGAGCACAAGCGAATCATTGAGTGCCAGTGAATCGTTGAGTGAGAGTGAATCGTTGAGTGAGAGTGAGTCGTTAAGTGAATCTGAATCATTAAGCGAGAGCGAATCGTTAAGTGAGAGTGAATCATTAAGCGATAGCGAATCATTGAGTGAGAGCGAATCGTTAAGTGAAAGCGAATCGTTAAGTGAGAGTGAATCATTAAGCGATAGCGAATCGTTAAGTGAGAGTGAATCATTGAGTGAAAGTGAATCGTTAAGTGAAAGCGAATCGTTAAGTGAGAGTGAATCATTAAGCGAAAGTGAATTATTGAGTGAAAGTGAGTCGTTAAGTGAAAGTGAATCAATAAGTGAAAGTGAATCAATAAGTGCCAGTGAATCATTAAGTGAAAGCGAATCATTAAGCGAGTCAGAGTCATTAAGTGAGAGTGAGTCATTAAGCGAATCTGAATCGTTAAGTGAGTCAGAGTCATTAAGTGAGAGTGAGTCATTGAGTGAAAGCGAATCATTAAGTGCCAGTGAATCAATAAGCGCCAGTGAGTCATTAAGCGAGAGCGAATCATTAAGTGAGAGTGAATCGTTAAGCGAGAGTGAGTCGTTAAGCGAAAGCGAATCATTGAGTACGAGTGAGTCATTAAGTGAGAGCGAATCGTTGAGTACGAGTGAATCAATAAGTGAAAGTGAGTCATTGAGTGAGAGTGAATCGTTAAGTGAGTCAGAGTCATTAAGTGAGAGTGAGTCATTAAGTAAGAGCGAGTCGTTAAGTGAAAGCGAATCGTTAAGTGAGAGTGAATCATTAAGTACGAGTGAGTCATTGAGCGAATCTGAGTCGTTAAGTGCTAGTGAGTCAATAAGTGAGAGCGAATCTTTAAGCGAGTCCGAATCATTGAGCGAGAGCGAATCATTGAGCACAAGCGAATCATTAAGACAGAGTGAATCATTAAGCCAATCACTATCATTGAGTGCTAGTGAGTCATTAAGTGCCAGTGAATCAATAAGTGAAAGCGAGTCATTAAGTGAAAGCGAATCATTGAGTGCTAGTGAGTCATTGAGTGAAAGTGAGTCGTTAAGTGCAAGTGAGTCATTAAGTGAATCCGAATCGTTAAGTGAGAGTGAGTCATTAAGTGGATCTGAATCGTTGAGCGCAAGTGAATCGTTAAGTGAGAGTGAGTCATTGAGCGAGTCCGAATCGTTAAGTGAGAGCGAATCATTGAGTGAAAGCGAGTCGTTAAGTGGATCTGAATCGTTGAGCGCAAGTGAATCAATAAGTGAAAGTGAATCAATAAGTGCCAGTGAATCATTAAGTGAAAGTGAATCAATAAGTGCCAGTGAGTCAATAAGTGAGAGCGAGTCATTAAGTACGAGTGAATCGTTAAGTACGAGTGAGTCATTAAGCGAGAGCGAATCATTGAGTGCCAGTGAATCATTGAGCGAATCTGAGTCGTTAAGCGAGAGCGAATCATTAAGTGAAAGTGAGTCGTTAAGCGAGAGCGAATCACTAAGCGCAAGCGAATCGTTGAGTGCTAGTGAGTCATTGAGTGAGAGTGAATCGTTAAGCGAGAGTGAATCATTAAGTGAGAGCGAATCGTTGAGTGAGTCCGAGTCATTAAGCGAAAGCGAATCAATAAGTGAGAGCGAATCATTAAGTGAGAGCGAATCGTTGAGTGAGTCCGAGTCATTAAGCGAAAGCGAATCAATAAGTGATAGCGAATCAATAAGTGAGAGCGAATCGTTGAGTGAGTCCGAGTCATTAAGCGAAAGCGAATCAATAAGTGAGAGCGAATCATTAAGTGAGAGCGAATCGTTGAGTGAGTCCGAGTCATTAAGCGAAAGCGAATCAATAAGTGATAGCGAATCATTGAGTGAGAGTGAATCATTAAGTGAAAGTGAGTCATTGAGCGAATCCGAATCGCTAAGTGAATCTGAATCATTAAGCGAGTCCGAATCATTAAGCGCCAGTGAATCATTGAGTGCAAGCGAATCGTTGAGTGCCAGTGAGTCATTAAGCGAGTCCGAATCGTTGAGCGATAGCGAATCATTGAGTGAAAGTGAGTCGTTAAGTGAAAGCGAATCGTTGAGTGCCAGTGAATCATTGAGTGCCAGCGAATCGTTGAGTGAGTCCGAGTCATTAAGCGAAAGCGAATCAATAAGTGATAGCGAATCATTGAGTACGAGTGAGTCATTAAGTGAGAGCGAATCATTAAGTGAAAGTGAGTCGTTAAGTGGATCTGAATCGTTAAGCGCAAGTGAATCATTAAGCGCAAGCGAGTCATTGAGTGCCAGTGAGTCATTAAGTGCCAGTGAATCAATAAGTGAAAGCGAGTCATTAAGTGAGAGTGAGTCACTAAGTGAGAGTGAGTCATTGAGCGATAGCGAGTCATTAAGTGAGAGTGAATCATTGAGCACAAGTGAATCATTAAGTGCCAGCGAGTCTTTAAGTGAATCCGAGTCACTTAATACAAGTGAATCAATGAGTGAAAGCGAATCGTTGGGTGCCAGTGAGTCAATAAGTGAGTACGAATCATTAAATAGACACCTAAATAATGATGGAAACTATGAAAAAGAGAAAGATAAATTACCAGATACAGGTAATGAAGATAAACATAATGGGTTGATACCATTACTTACTGCGCTTGGAGGAATCATACTCCTTAGAAGACGTAGAAATAATGAAATTCAAGATAAATAAAAAAGAGCCTGCACTTTCAAAAATAGAAAGTGCAGGCTCTTATATTAATATTCTAATTTTTTGAACATTTTCAAACCTACTAAGTAGCAAATGACTGAGTACAATAGAGTTGTTAATATCATTAAACCTAGTTTTGTTAGTAAGTCTGAAGGCGTAATCGCATGATCATAACCATTTGGAAATAAATATTTGAGTCCATGAATCATTGGTGCGATAACCATAAACATAAGTAAAACAATAACGCTTAAAATATCAAATCCAGTAGACAATTTCATAGATAACATGACTGAAAAGCATATTGCAATTAAAGTAATGCAGAAAATACCGACGATACATAATATTGTACTGTAATTAGTTTCGTGAACATTCGATAAGAAAGCACCGGAAGCATAATCATATTGATGTATATACGTAAAATACAAAATTTCAGAAGACACAAATAATATTACATAATATATTATATACATAGAGAATAAGGCGACTAACTTTGAATTATATAGACGTATTCGGCTGATATCTTTATAAAAGATTAATCTACCAGATTCATATTCTTCAAAAAATAAATAACTGACAAAATATGTCATAAGAATCAATGGTACGGCAAATTGAGATTGTGCAAGTAAAATAACAAAATAAAATTCTAAACCAGATAGTGAATTCGTCTCTCCTCCAATTTGCATAAAATTGGTAGGTAGTATAAGTGTGATTAAATATAAAAATGGATAAAGTGCTATTGCATAAAAGATAATTGCAGAGTTACGCGAAGATACTGTAGTGAAAATATTTTTAATTAACATATCATCATTTCCTTTCGAACTCATCGAAATATTGATATAAGTTATCTTGTTCATTAATCGTGTTTTCTAAAGTGTAGTATTTAACTAAATAATTTATGATTTCATTATACTCTTCAGAACCTGACTGCATGATAACTGCTTTTTCCTCAATATCTTTTATTGTAGAAAACAAATTGAGAAGTTCCTGACGATGTTCTGGATATATTTGTTCTTTTACTACAATTTTTATCAATTGTTCTTTATTGAAATCAATATTTTGGAGTTTTCCTTCTTTTAAAAGAACAAAGCGATCACAGACTTCTGCTAATTCATTTAATTGATGACTAGAAATAAGTAATGCGGTTCCTTTTTTACTAGCCCAAGTTCTTAACGAGTGAATGAGCGTATTAACACCGTCTGGATCCAGACCAACAAAAGGTTCATCCATAATAGCTATTTCAGGTTCATCAACTAAACACATAGCTAGTGATAAACGTTGTTTCATACCAAAAGAAAAATCTTTTACCTTTTTGCCATATGTATGTAATAAACCTACGAGATCTAATATATTATCGATATTTTTTAAGTACTGCGTTTTATGATTAACTTTTAAATAATAAGTTAAATTCTTTTTAGCTGAAAAGTGTTTGAAATGAACCGTATCAATCATGATACCTACATTTTTAAGTATATTATGATGTTGGAAAATATCTATGCCATTTAAAAATATAGCACCTGAAGTAGGTCGTTTTGTTTTAGCAATCATTTTCATAAGTGTTGTTTTACCTGCGCCGTTTTTTCCAATTAAACCTACGACTTCTCCACGGTTTATGGTTAATGAAACACCGTCAATAACATTAAAATCGGCTCCTTTAAAACGTTTATAAAGGTCATCTATTTTTAACATAATGTCCTCCTTTGAACTAATAGAGTTTTAATGAAATTTATATGAATTGTTGATGTTACGCTTATATAAGTTAATTTTAACAACGAAAATGAATTTGTTCAATATAATAAATAAGTTGTTTTATTAAAAATTTATGTATTCTACTTAAAATTTAATTTATATATTTTTAGTTTATAGAAAAAGGGATTTACTAGATTTTTGAAATCGCAATTGACAATGATTTTTAAGGAGAGTATGATAGATGACTGTATAAGGGGTGTACTATTCAAAAGATATGATCTATCCCACATCAATTTGAATAGTAAACAATAGACTAAGGTGGATTTCATGTGTTCTTGGGTTTAATTTTAACCTAATAGTACACAGGGTGTACAATTTAAAAATAGGAAGGTAGAAGAAAATGTTTAATGAATTTAAATTTATTTTCAGAAATAAAATGTTAATCATAGCACTTATTGCAATAGCAGCTATCCCGCTATTATATGTTGCTTTATTCGTAGGTTCTATGTGGAGCCCATATGATAAGACAGATCAATTGAAAATTTCAATTGTAAACCAAGATCAAAGTGCAAAGCTAAATGGTGAAAAGGTTACAATAGGTGATGATGTTGTCGACAAATTAAAAGATAACGATAAATTTGATTTTCAAGAAGTTTCAAAAAAAGAGGCATTTAATCAATTAGAAAAAGGTAAAAGTGTAGGAACTATCATTATACCTAAAGATGCCTCTAGTAACGCTACGACATTATTAGATAAAAATCCTAAAAAAATAAAGATTGAAACACAAGTCAATCCAGGGTCTAGTTATACTGGTAGTCAATCAGCACAAAAAGCAATTGATACGGTAACAAATTCAATTAAGGATAATATTCGTACCAATTATTTAGATCAATTATTTGCTAGTGCTAAAAAATCACAATCTGGATTCAAGGATACTTCAAATGCATTAGGTGACATGTCTGATGCAGAATCACAATTAATTGATGGTAATCAGCAAGTAACGGATGGATTGAAACAATTAGCACCAACAGTAGGACAACCTGCACAGCAATTAATTTCAGGCAATCAACAAGTCACAGATGGACTTAATCAATTGCAACAAAATAATGATCAATTAAAAGCGCAAATAGACCAATCTGTAGAGCAACAAGACGGCGTTGCTTTTGAAGGTGACAATGAAAAAGCGTTAAATAATGTAACGAAAGTAAATGAAAATAATGCTACAGAAGCCGATAAATATGGTGAAACAATCGTGCCTTATATGGCGAGTGTTAGTTTATTTGTAGGTGCTGTGTCATTTAGTGCAATATACCCACTGAGAAAAATGTTAACTAAAGATGTTACATCACTAAAACAAGCATTCGGTAAGTTATTATTGTATCTCGTACAAGGTGCGGTATCTGCGTTATTGATGAGTAGTTGGGCGATATTTGCACTTAATATGTCTATAGATAACATTGGTAAATTTATCTTAGTCGGATTGCTATGGGCAATTGCAGCAATTACTGTTACGACATTCTTAAGTTTATTATTAGATCGAATTGGTCTATTCATATCTATGGTTTTACTTATATTACAATTAAGTGCGAGTGAAGGTATGTTCCCAATAGAGTTATCAGCACAATTCTTTAGATGGATTCACCCATTCTCTCCAATGTCATATGCGATACAGGGTTATAGAGAAGCCATCTTTACAAATGCAGGACACTTTAACTTTGGATTTGTAGTAGCATTGCTCGTTGGTATTATTGTCATAATGATGATTTTACAATATTTAGTATTACTATGGTTTAACAAAAGACAACGTTTACCATTTTCAATAGAATTTAAATAAGTGCAATACGGAGGTGACTTATTTGGAAAACGTAGATAAAACAATTGAAGAAGCAATTACTA
Protein-coding sequences here:
- a CDS encoding ABC transporter ATP-binding protein, producing MLKIDDLYKRFKGADFNVIDGVSLTINRGEVVGLIGKNGAGKTTLMKMIAKTKRPTSGAIFLNGIDIFQHHNILKNVGIMIDTVHFKHFSAKKNLTYYLKVNHKTQYLKNIDNILDLVGLLHTYGKKVKDFSFGMKQRLSLAMCLVDEPEIAIMDEPFVGLDPDGVNTLIHSLRTWASKKGTALLISSHQLNELAEVCDRFVLLKEGKLQNIDFNKEQLIKIVVKEQIYPEHRQELLNLFSTIKDIEEKAVIMQSGSEEYNEIINYLVKYYTLENTINEQDNLYQYFDEFERK
- a CDS encoding YhgE/Pip domain-containing protein; amino-acid sequence: MFNEFKFIFRNKMLIIALIAIAAIPLLYVALFVGSMWSPYDKTDQLKISIVNQDQSAKLNGEKVTIGDDVVDKLKDNDKFDFQEVSKKEAFNQLEKGKSVGTIIIPKDASSNATTLLDKNPKKIKIETQVNPGSSYTGSQSAQKAIDTVTNSIKDNIRTNYLDQLFASAKKSQSGFKDTSNALGDMSDAESQLIDGNQQVTDGLKQLAPTVGQPAQQLISGNQQVTDGLNQLQQNNDQLKAQIDQSVEQQDGVAFEGDNEKALNNVTKVNENNATEADKYGETIVPYMASVSLFVGAVSFSAIYPLRKMLTKDVTSLKQAFGKLLLYLVQGAVSALLMSSWAIFALNMSIDNIGKFILVGLLWAIAAITVTTFLSLLLDRIGLFISMVLLILQLSASEGMFPIELSAQFFRWIHPFSPMSYAIQGYREAIFTNAGHFNFGFVVALLVGIIVIMMILQYLVLLWFNKRQRLPFSIEFK